A single region of the Sorghum bicolor cultivar BTx623 chromosome 7, Sorghum_bicolor_NCBIv3, whole genome shotgun sequence genome encodes:
- the LOC8063997 gene encoding uncharacterized protein LOC8063997 isoform X2 yields MLGRPQEGNEVVLFMGLLIDLVTWLPVVAPMSMGILQAALLILMSKMKLRGASQLTSQSRRRRRLLLWAVLVAFLIVYALWFIGPTKRLLDPSQIVPFIKGKADHHRYSFYDTKAFSIATASAEILTMVVAALLLISRPPIVANLTNTPWGRCLLSLAKVISVLILAFGSVLVIWPPALTTGGHVVDPNSFIISFTTLVLSLGSLQSPLQNTDNPSSLSVGRWIDVILHILFLCYMTVEIPILVLSDLLGARLFAYLAAGLSFILLVAVLLIENFLIPAAVIQVVLSSLRIQRLHSDYHRLSKEDSPSPNMLPAIEVFYVLAICQGSFYITASIIGLFSFFPRRMLVRQSKLRGQQGAKAIDLYYESAYLTCMEIGLFSTRKTVSLARFAKESLSSKTSDRIQLAGVLILDSLLHENKETKSSQHLRTKIIRSNKTLSTLICMLGWEDVRHRDTRLTAARVIANIADRLTVAEIPGTLKMVSSLLDAGNDLPADQEASAQIASCSGGNAGSQHTDGQLGRHDKQGGCYWVRRYWQRMKDKWSILEELPLTHQDSLPILGMAILEKLAHDPDNCAEISRATYLISKIIGLISYTTDSKSSNDEQQRAVICASLNFVRRLASTGENIGVELRQQLCNNFFLLNNLECVLEDSRSSPEIMKLVIDTLTKLALDEDARKEIGSCKVTISKLMHAFIGKDGASNNYYDQSLRMAAGEALANLTIESPANCLVILEEPGYELIKDLKDMLCEDEYKYVAASLLQNICTHAKDKLWHQDAGNHLSSAFPIVMKNIKFEEGKHLEVLIGIISQICDMIPEPSIHDQLQLQTNKSELVQKLVGALNSNRKPSPEYPRMRRVIVEMTISIVKLCPRYATILREGRMMEALTKIEMTPSKVENYRVFYGNIGVVLESGPSLTALVATAKRLIHSAAPPLNLETMPD; encoded by the exons ATGTTAGGGCGGCCGCAGGAAGGGAACGAGGTGGTTCTGTTTATGGGCTTGCTGATAGACCTTGTTACCTGGCTGCCGGTTGTTGCACCTATGTCCATGGGCATTCTCCAGGCGGCGTTACTAATTCTTATGAGCAAGATGAAGCTACGAGGTGCTTCTCAGCTGACGAGCCAGTCCAGGCGGCGTCGGCGATTGCTGCTGTGGGCTGTCCTAGTTGCCTTCCTGATTGTTTATGCTCTCTGGTTTATTGGGCCAACGAAACGTCTCCTGGATCCATCCCAGATCGTTCCATTTATTAAAGGAAAGGCAGATCACCATCGTTACAGTTTTTATGACACAAAGGCATTTAGTATTGCCACAGCGTCAGCAGAGATACTAACAATGGTGGTGGCAGCGTTGCTGCTTATTTCTAGGCCCCCAATAGTTGCCAACCTGACAAATACTCCTTGGGGCCGCTGTCTGCTATCTCTTGCAAAAGTGATTTCAGTCTTAATCTTGGCTTTTGGTTCGGTTCTGGTCATATGGCCACCTGCACTTACAACTGGCGGTCATGTAGTGGACCCAAATAGTTTCATCATATCATTCACAACACTGGTACTATCCCTTGGCAGTCTACAATCTCCGCTACAAAATACAGATAATCCTAGTAGTCTGTCAGTTGGGCGCTGGATCGATGTGATCCTGCACATATTGTTCCTTTGCTATATGACGGTGGAAATCCCAATTCTTGTTTTGAGTGATCTTTTGGGAGCCCGTCTATTCGCATACCTCGCTGCTGGCTTATCATTCATCCTCTTGGTAGCTGTGCTGCTGATTGAGAACTTCCTTATCCCAGCAGCTGTCATTCAGGTCGTGCTCTCATCTTTGCGAATCCAAAGGCTACATTCTGATTATCACCGGCTGTCGAAGGAGGACAGTCCTAGCCCAAACATGCTGCCAGCTATTGAAGTCTTCTACGTGCTGGCAATATGCCAAGGGTCATTCTACATCACGGCAAGCATCATCGGGCTCTTCTCCTTCTTCCCACGTAGAATGCTTGTCCGTCAGTCAAAACTCAGAGGTCAGCAGGGAGCAAAAGCCATCGATCTGTACTACGAGTCTGCCTACCTGACATGCATGGAAATTGGCTTGTTTTCTACAAGGAAGACGGTGAGCCTCGCCCGCTTCGCCAAGGAGTCCCTAAGCTCCAAGACAAGTGATAGAATACAGCTAGCTGGTGTTCTTATTCTTGACAGCCTCCTACATGAAAACAAGGAAACCAAATCCAGTCAACACTTAAGGACAAAAATCATCAGGTCCAATAAGACATTGTCCACATTGATTTGCATGCTTGGCTGGGAAGATGTCAGACACCGTGATACCAGGCTTACTGCCGCTAGGGTCATCGCCAACATTGCTGATAGACTTACAGTTGCAGAGATCCCGGGTACATTGAAGATGGTGTCTTCGCTCCTTGATGCCGGTAATGACCTCCCAGCAGATCAAGAAGCTTCAGCACAAATAGCTTCTTGCAGTGGAGGAAATGCAGGTAGCCAACATACCGATGGACAACTGGGTAGGCATGATAAACAAGGAGGCTGCTATTGGGTACGCCGCTATTGGCAGAGGATGAAAGACAAGTGGTCTATTCTGGAGGAGCTGCCCTTGACTCATCAGGACTCACTCCCCATACTAGGCATGGCAATTCTGGAGAAGCTTGCTCATGATCCTGACAATTGTGCAGAAATTTCCAGAGCCACGTACCTCATTTCCAAGATTATAGGCCTCATAAGCTACACAACCGACAGCAAAAGTAGCAACGATGAGCAGCAGCGTGCAGTGATATGTGCATCGCTGAATTTCGTGAGGAGGCTTGCAAGCACCGGGGAGAACATTGGTGTGGAACTTCGGCAACAGCTATGCAACAACTTCTTTTTACTGAACAACCTCGAATGTGTCTTGGAGGACAGCCGCAGCAGCCCTGAGATAATGAAACTGGTGATTGATACCTTGACCAAGCTGGCCTTGGATGAGGATGCAAGGAAAGAGATTGGGAGCTGCAAGGTGACTATTAGCAAACTCATGCATGCATTTATTGGGAAGGATGGAGCAAGCAATAATTACTATGATCAGTCCCTGCGAATGGCCGCAGGTGAAGCACTTGCAAACCTTACAATAGAGAGTCCTGCAAATTGCTTGGTTATCTTGGAGGAACCAGGATATGAACTTATCAAGGATCTCAAAGACATGCTGTGTGAAGATGAGTACAAATACGTCGCGGCAAGTCTACTCCAGAATATCTGTACGCATGCCAAAGATAAACTGTGGCATCAAGATGCAGGCAATCACCTGTCATCTGCCTTCCCAATT GTGATGaaaaatataaagtttgagGAGGGAAAACACCTGGAGGTCCTAATCGGTATCATATCACAAATCTGTGACATGATACCGGAACCATCTATACATGATCAGCTACAGCTACAAACCAACAAATCAGAGCTTGTTCAGAAGCTGGTGGGTGCACTCAACTCCAACAGAAAACCAAGTCCTGAATACCCTAGGATGAGAAGGGTCATAGTTGAGATGACGATATCAATTGTGAAATTATGTCCTCGCTACGCcactattttgagagaagggcGGATGATGGAAGCACTGACCAAAATAGAAATGACCCCATCAAAAGTGGAGAATTACAGGGTCTTTTATGGCAACATAGGTGTTGTTCTGGAGAGTGGCCCGTCTTTGACTGCTCTGGTGGCCACAGCAAAAAGGTTAATTCATTCTGCAGCTCCACCACTTAATCTTGAGACCATGCCTGATTAA
- the LOC8063997 gene encoding uncharacterized protein LOC8063997 isoform X1 produces the protein MLGRPQEGNEVVLFMGLLIDLVTWLPVVAPMSMGILQAALLILMSKMKLRGASQLTSQSRRRRRLLLWAVLVAFLIVYALWFIGPTKRLLDPSQIVPFIKGKADHHRYSFYDTKAFSIATASAEILTMVVAALLLISRPPIVANLTNTPWGRCLLSLAKVISVLILAFGSVLVIWPPALTTGGHVVDPNSFIISFTTLVLSLGSLQSPLQNTDNPSSLSVGRWIDVILHILFLCYMTVEIPILVLSDLLGARLFAYLAAGLSFILLVAVLLIENFLIPAAVIQVVLSSLRIQRLHSDYHRLSKEDSPSPNMLPAIEVFYVLAICQGSFYITASIIGLFSFFPRRMLVRQSKLRGQQGAKAIDLYYESAYLTCMEIGLFSTRKTVSLARFAKESLSSKTSDRIQLAGVLILDSLLHENKETKSSQHLRTKIIRSNKTLSTLICMLGWEDVRHRDTRLTAARVIANIADRLTVAEIPGTLKMVSSLLDAGNDLPADQEASAQIASCSGGNAGSQHTDGQLGRHDKQGGCYWVRRYWQRMKDKWSILEELPLTHQDSLPILGMAILEKLAHDPDNCAEISRATYLISKIIGLISYTTDSKSSNDEQQRAVICASLNFVRRLASTGENIGVELRQQLCNNFFLLNNLECVLEDSRSSPEIMKLVIDTLTKLALDEDARKEIGSCKVTISKLMHAFIGKDGASNNYYDQSLRMAAGEALANLTIESPANCLVILEEPGYELIKDLKDMLCEDEYKYVAASLLQNICTHAKDKLWHQDAGNHLSSAFPIQVMKNIKFEEGKHLEVLIGIISQICDMIPEPSIHDQLQLQTNKSELVQKLVGALNSNRKPSPEYPRMRRVIVEMTISIVKLCPRYATILREGRMMEALTKIEMTPSKVENYRVFYGNIGVVLESGPSLTALVATAKRLIHSAAPPLNLETMPD, from the exons ATGTTAGGGCGGCCGCAGGAAGGGAACGAGGTGGTTCTGTTTATGGGCTTGCTGATAGACCTTGTTACCTGGCTGCCGGTTGTTGCACCTATGTCCATGGGCATTCTCCAGGCGGCGTTACTAATTCTTATGAGCAAGATGAAGCTACGAGGTGCTTCTCAGCTGACGAGCCAGTCCAGGCGGCGTCGGCGATTGCTGCTGTGGGCTGTCCTAGTTGCCTTCCTGATTGTTTATGCTCTCTGGTTTATTGGGCCAACGAAACGTCTCCTGGATCCATCCCAGATCGTTCCATTTATTAAAGGAAAGGCAGATCACCATCGTTACAGTTTTTATGACACAAAGGCATTTAGTATTGCCACAGCGTCAGCAGAGATACTAACAATGGTGGTGGCAGCGTTGCTGCTTATTTCTAGGCCCCCAATAGTTGCCAACCTGACAAATACTCCTTGGGGCCGCTGTCTGCTATCTCTTGCAAAAGTGATTTCAGTCTTAATCTTGGCTTTTGGTTCGGTTCTGGTCATATGGCCACCTGCACTTACAACTGGCGGTCATGTAGTGGACCCAAATAGTTTCATCATATCATTCACAACACTGGTACTATCCCTTGGCAGTCTACAATCTCCGCTACAAAATACAGATAATCCTAGTAGTCTGTCAGTTGGGCGCTGGATCGATGTGATCCTGCACATATTGTTCCTTTGCTATATGACGGTGGAAATCCCAATTCTTGTTTTGAGTGATCTTTTGGGAGCCCGTCTATTCGCATACCTCGCTGCTGGCTTATCATTCATCCTCTTGGTAGCTGTGCTGCTGATTGAGAACTTCCTTATCCCAGCAGCTGTCATTCAGGTCGTGCTCTCATCTTTGCGAATCCAAAGGCTACATTCTGATTATCACCGGCTGTCGAAGGAGGACAGTCCTAGCCCAAACATGCTGCCAGCTATTGAAGTCTTCTACGTGCTGGCAATATGCCAAGGGTCATTCTACATCACGGCAAGCATCATCGGGCTCTTCTCCTTCTTCCCACGTAGAATGCTTGTCCGTCAGTCAAAACTCAGAGGTCAGCAGGGAGCAAAAGCCATCGATCTGTACTACGAGTCTGCCTACCTGACATGCATGGAAATTGGCTTGTTTTCTACAAGGAAGACGGTGAGCCTCGCCCGCTTCGCCAAGGAGTCCCTAAGCTCCAAGACAAGTGATAGAATACAGCTAGCTGGTGTTCTTATTCTTGACAGCCTCCTACATGAAAACAAGGAAACCAAATCCAGTCAACACTTAAGGACAAAAATCATCAGGTCCAATAAGACATTGTCCACATTGATTTGCATGCTTGGCTGGGAAGATGTCAGACACCGTGATACCAGGCTTACTGCCGCTAGGGTCATCGCCAACATTGCTGATAGACTTACAGTTGCAGAGATCCCGGGTACATTGAAGATGGTGTCTTCGCTCCTTGATGCCGGTAATGACCTCCCAGCAGATCAAGAAGCTTCAGCACAAATAGCTTCTTGCAGTGGAGGAAATGCAGGTAGCCAACATACCGATGGACAACTGGGTAGGCATGATAAACAAGGAGGCTGCTATTGGGTACGCCGCTATTGGCAGAGGATGAAAGACAAGTGGTCTATTCTGGAGGAGCTGCCCTTGACTCATCAGGACTCACTCCCCATACTAGGCATGGCAATTCTGGAGAAGCTTGCTCATGATCCTGACAATTGTGCAGAAATTTCCAGAGCCACGTACCTCATTTCCAAGATTATAGGCCTCATAAGCTACACAACCGACAGCAAAAGTAGCAACGATGAGCAGCAGCGTGCAGTGATATGTGCATCGCTGAATTTCGTGAGGAGGCTTGCAAGCACCGGGGAGAACATTGGTGTGGAACTTCGGCAACAGCTATGCAACAACTTCTTTTTACTGAACAACCTCGAATGTGTCTTGGAGGACAGCCGCAGCAGCCCTGAGATAATGAAACTGGTGATTGATACCTTGACCAAGCTGGCCTTGGATGAGGATGCAAGGAAAGAGATTGGGAGCTGCAAGGTGACTATTAGCAAACTCATGCATGCATTTATTGGGAAGGATGGAGCAAGCAATAATTACTATGATCAGTCCCTGCGAATGGCCGCAGGTGAAGCACTTGCAAACCTTACAATAGAGAGTCCTGCAAATTGCTTGGTTATCTTGGAGGAACCAGGATATGAACTTATCAAGGATCTCAAAGACATGCTGTGTGAAGATGAGTACAAATACGTCGCGGCAAGTCTACTCCAGAATATCTGTACGCATGCCAAAGATAAACTGTGGCATCAAGATGCAGGCAATCACCTGTCATCTGCCTTCCCAATT CAGGTGATGaaaaatataaagtttgagGAGGGAAAACACCTGGAGGTCCTAATCGGTATCATATCACAAATCTGTGACATGATACCGGAACCATCTATACATGATCAGCTACAGCTACAAACCAACAAATCAGAGCTTGTTCAGAAGCTGGTGGGTGCACTCAACTCCAACAGAAAACCAAGTCCTGAATACCCTAGGATGAGAAGGGTCATAGTTGAGATGACGATATCAATTGTGAAATTATGTCCTCGCTACGCcactattttgagagaagggcGGATGATGGAAGCACTGACCAAAATAGAAATGACCCCATCAAAAGTGGAGAATTACAGGGTCTTTTATGGCAACATAGGTGTTGTTCTGGAGAGTGGCCCGTCTTTGACTGCTCTGGTGGCCACAGCAAAAAGGTTAATTCATTCTGCAGCTCCACCACTTAATCTTGAGACCATGCCTGATTAA
- the LOC8062433 gene encoding uncharacterized protein LOC8062433 has translation MAAATTPPAGVHGAGEVSVRITAAAAAAAGGELQRRERTLNRFVRVVAFWEWAGNAFGALAFLWATGVLLGGFCSDLKSTDFWFAMVIIFVEAFRIFSRNYKSDNQWLFGTTRALWTNVSFVRMLRRPQEGNEVVLFMGLWIDLATWLPVVGLMFGGILQVALLIVMSKMQLRGASQQTSRSQRRRRLLLLWGVLIAFITVYALQFSRAMDNLEIPTLIPSRGWAEYNYYHTTAFDLASVSAELLTMVVAALLLICRHPKIANLTSTPLGRSLLCLAKLISAVSLVFGSVLLVWPLALKTHGHPVDPNSFIISFTTLVLSLGSLQTPAAENCRLVVGCWIDLTLHILFLWYLVVGLTVVQLDSVWGKELSLAASIVSVVAVLLIENLQIPAAVLQLMLSSSRFHNLKSDYRGVKDRISPNMVPAIKVFYVLSICQGCFYIMASILGLFSFFPRRMLIRRSKLRGQQGAKAIDLYYESAYSTCMETGLFAARKTVSLASFAKESLSSTSSDETRLAGLLILGNLLDECKETDSSQELRTKIISSKEILSTLIFMLGWEDVRHHDARLNAARVIANVADRLTIAEIPGMLKLLSSLLDATNDLLAYQETSVQIASSNAGNAGSQHTDEQLLEGHAQEGRCNWVHGCWQQMKDKVCSGGAALEALTPQDPLPILGMVILEKLAHDPDNCVEIAKSTYLISKIIGLISYSTDCENSNNEQQRAVICASLNFVRRLAITGGNIGVVLRQELCNNSFLLSNLECVLEDSRSSPELMKLVIDILTKLALDEGARKEIGSCKVTICKLLHAFIGKDGPTNAYYDSDRQFLRMAAGEALANLTTESPENCLVILEETGYEIIKDLKSMVCEDEYIYVAASLLQNICAQAKDKLCHQDASNHLSSAFPMVMENIMSAEGKHLEVLIGLASQIFDMVPESFIYNQLQLQTNRSELVQKLVGTLNSNRKPNSEYPRMRRVIIEMAISMVKFCPRYATILREGGMMEALSKVEMTPSKVEKHKVFYGNIGVVLESGPSLTALVATAKGLIHSAAPTIALNQTTMLD, from the exons GATTTTTAGCCGCAACTACAAATCGGACAACCAGTGGTTGTTCGGGACGACGAGGGCACTGTGGACTAACGTGTCTTTCGTTCGCATGTTGAGGAGACCGCAGGAAGGGAATGAAGTGGTGCTGTTCATGGGTTTGTGGATAGACCTCGCTACCTGGTTGCCTGTTGTTGGACTTATGTTCGGGGGCATTTTACAGGTGGCGTTGCTCATCGTTATGAGCAAGATGCAGCTCCGAGGTGCTTCTCAGCAGACTAGCCGGTCCCAGCGGCGCCGACGACTATTGCTGCTGTGGGGTGTTCTGATTGCTTTTATAACTGTGTATGCTCTCCAGTTCAGTCGGGCTATGGATAATCTCGAAATTCCCACGCTTATTCCATCCAGAGGATGGGCAGAATACAATTACTATCATACGACAGCATTTGATCTTGCCTCCGTGTCAGCAGAGCTACTAACAATGGTGGTGGCAGCGTTGCTGCTTATTTGTAGACACCCCAAAATTGCCAACCTAACAAGTACTCCTTTGGGACGCAGTCTACTATGTTTGGCCAAACTGATTTCAGCAGTCAGTCTTGTTTTTGGTTCGGTGCTGCTTGTGTGGCCGCTTGCACTTAAAACTCATGGTCATCCAGTGGATCCCAATAGTTTCATCATATCATTCACAACATTGGTACTATCACTTGGTAGCCTACAGACTCCTGCAGCAGAAAATTGTAGGCTGGTTGTTGGCTGCTGGATCGACCTGACCCTGCACATCCTGTTCCTTTGGTATTTGGTTGTAGGTTTGACAGTGGTACAGCTTGATAGTGTTTGGGGTAAAGAACTATCTCTGGCTGCATCTATTGTATCTGTGGTAGCTGTGCTGCTGATTGAGAATCTGCAGATCCCGGCTGCTGTCCTTCAGTTGATGCTCTCGTCTTCGCGATTTCACAACCTGAAGTCTGATTATCGTGGTGTAAAAGACAGGATTAGCCCAAACATGGTGCCAGCAATTAAAGTTTTCTACGTGCTGTCTATATGTCAAGGTTGTTTCTACATCATGGCAAGCATCCTCGGGCTCTTCTCCTTCTTCCCGCGCAGAATGCTTATCCGTCGGTCAAAACTCAGAGGTCAGCAGGGAGCCAAAGCCATCGATCTGTACTACGAGTCCGCCTACTCCACATGCATGGAAACTGGCTTGTTTGCTGCAAGGAAGACAGTGAGCCTCGCCAGCTTCGCCAAGGAGTCTCTAAGCTCCACGTCAAGTGATGAGACACGTCTAGCTGGTCTGCTTATTCTTGGCAACCTCCTGGATGAATGCAAGGAAACTGATTCTAGCCAAGAGCTGAGGACAAAAATCATCAGCTCCAAAGAGATATTGTCCACATTGATTTTCATGCTCGGCTGGGAAGATGTCAGACACCATGATGCTAGGCTTAATGCTGCTAGGGTCATCGCCAACGTCGCCGACAGACTTACAATTGCTGAGATCCCAGGCATGTTGAAGCTGCTGTCGTCGCTCCTTGATGCCACTAATGACCTACTAGCATATCAAGAAACTTCAGTGCAAATAGCTTCTAGTAATGCTGGAAATGCAGGTAGCCAACATACAGATGAACAACTATTAGAAGGGCATGCACAAGAAGGACGATGCAATTGGGTACACGGGTGTTGGCAGCAGATGAAAGACAAGGTCTGTTCTGGAGGAGCTGCCCTTGAGGCCTTGACTCCTCAGGACCCACTCCCCATACTGGGCATGGTAATTCTGGAGAAGCTTGCTCATGATCCTGACAATTGTGTAGAAATTGCTAAATCAACATACCTCATTTCGAAGATTATAGGGCTCATAAGCTACTCAACTGACTGTGAAAATAGCAACAATGAGCAGCAGCGTGCAGTGATATGTGCATCactgaattttgtgaggagGCTTGCAATCACCGGAGGGAACATTGGGGTGGTGCTTCGGCAAGAGCTGTGCAACAACTCCTTTTTACTGAGCAATCTCGAATGTGTCTTAGAGGACAGCCGCAGCAGCCCTGAACTAATGAAACTAGTGATTGATATCTTAACCAAGCTGGCCTTGGATGAGGGTGCAAGGAAAGAGATTGGGAGCTGCAAGGTGACTATTTGCAAACTCTTGCATGCATTTATTGGGAAGGATGGACCAACCAATGCTTACTACGACAGTGATCGTCAGTTCTTGCGAATGGCTGCAGGGGAAGCACTTGCAAACCTTACAACAGAGAGCCCTGAAAATTGCTTGGTTATCTTGGAAGAAACAGGATATGAAATTATCAAGGATCTCAAGAGCATGGTGTGTGAAGATGAGTACATATATGTTGCCGCAAGTCTGCTGCAGAATATTTGTGCGCAAGCCAAAGACAAACTGTGCCATCAAGATGCAAGCAACCACCTGTCATCTGCCTTCCCAATG GTGATGGAAAATATAATGTCTGCGGAGGGAAAACACCTAGAGGTCCTAATCGGCCTCGCGTCACAAATCTTTGACATGGTCCCAGAATCATTTATCTATAATCAGCTACAGTTACAAACCAACCGATCAGAGCTTGTTCAGAAGCTGGTTGGTACACTCAACTCCAACAGAAAACCAAATTCTGAATACCCAAGAATGAGAAGGGTCATAATTGAGATGGCGATATCTATGGTGAAATTTTGTCCTCGCTATGCAACTATATTGAGAGAAGGGGGGATGATGGAAGCACTGTCCAAGGTAGAAATGACCCCATCAAAAGTGGAGAAGCACAAGGTCTTCTATGGCAACATAGGTGTTGTTTTGGAGAGTGGCCCATCTCTGACTGCTTTGGTGGCCACGGCAAAGGGGTTAATTCATTCTGCAGCTCCAACTATTGCACTTAACCAGACGACCATGCTTGATTAA